A genomic stretch from Sulfurimonas sediminis includes:
- a CDS encoding cytochrome-c peroxidase, with protein MKKTILSISVAISCAYASEGLLLQEAKQNFGPLPKTFPSETNTLTQAKIKLGKMLFHEKRVSIDGTTSCAKCHPFSYYGADNLEKSRGNFGKLNPRNAPTVLNAAGQISQHWRGDRKDVEEQARKALLGKGSFGAPSNEWVEKKLQSIEQYTVLFKKAFPNDAKPISVANYAKAIGAWERMLSTPSRFDEFLEGRSNALTQEEKAGLKTFIKTGCASCHSGALLGGTMNQKFGMVAPYWEYTKSKKIDEGRYNVTKKEGDKYVFKVPQLRNIAMTSPYFHDGSVTSLKEAVKIMAKVQLGVDLSQEETQSIYLFLESLTGKLSQDIVTVPLLPETN; from the coding sequence GTGAAAAAAACTATACTGTCGATATCTGTTGCGATATCATGTGCATATGCTTCTGAGGGCTTGCTGTTACAAGAGGCAAAACAAAATTTTGGGCCATTGCCAAAAACATTTCCCTCTGAGACAAATACATTAACGCAGGCAAAAATAAAGCTTGGAAAGATGCTTTTTCATGAGAAAAGAGTTTCCATAGACGGAACAACGAGTTGTGCGAAATGCCACCCTTTTAGTTATTACGGAGCAGACAATCTTGAAAAATCACGTGGAAACTTTGGAAAACTGAATCCAAGAAATGCCCCAACGGTCCTTAATGCCGCAGGTCAGATTTCTCAGCATTGGCGCGGAGACAGAAAAGATGTTGAAGAACAGGCAAGAAAGGCATTGTTGGGCAAAGGCTCTTTTGGCGCACCTTCTAATGAATGGGTGGAAAAAAAGCTGCAAAGTATTGAACAATATACTGTTTTGTTTAAAAAAGCATTTCCAAATGATGCAAAGCCGATAAGTGTTGCCAATTATGCAAAGGCGATTGGGGCATGGGAGCGGATGCTTTCAACACCTTCACGGTTTGACGAATTTTTAGAGGGCAGATCAAATGCTTTGACACAAGAGGAAAAAGCAGGTCTCAAAACATTTATAAAAACAGGCTGTGCCTCTTGCCACTCAGGTGCATTGCTTGGCGGAACAATGAATCAAAAATTCGGTATGGTTGCGCCTTACTGGGAATATACAAAAAGCAAGAAGATTGATGAAGGACGCTACAATGTCACGAAAAAAGAAGGAGACAAATATGTCTTTAAAGTGCCACAACTCAGAAATATTGCCATGACTTCCCCTTACTTTCATGATGGCAGTGTCACATCATTGAAAGAAGCTGTCAAAATAATGGCAAAGGTACAGTTAGGGGTAGATTTATCACAAGAGGAAACGCAAAGTATTTATCTTTTTTTAGAGTCTCTAACCGGAAAATTATCGCAAGATATCGTAACAGTACCTCTTTTACCGGAGACAAACTAA